The nucleotide sequence tttaaaggTAGTACTGTAAGGTTACTTGCATTTTCGTAAAATGCCATTCTAAGCTAGATTATCTATACTAAATGATGTGCAAATCATAAAATGTATCtctaaattataaaagaccTTAATCATCAATCCTTCCATGTTTGACAAAATATGATGAGTATTCTTCTTTGATAAGACGATACTGCCACGAAAGTGGTAAGGACTGGCGACTTAAGCGACGCGgggaaagaaaaagaagaaaagtaAAAGGAATTAGAAAACAAAGGACGGCGTGTGGGCGTCCTCGGGCGTTTGGGATTATTTTtgtggatatttaaaaaataaaagaggaaaAGGAAAAATGGAAAGGGTTATAACAgtaaaagattaattattttttgagttTAAAGTGGATAATATAAGAACTATGTTGTTAccgtaattgataaaatatatattggtgTATGATTCTGagattggttttttatttagaCTGGAGTAATttttacagtaggtacctacttataagtGATCTGTGCGAAACTTCACTCTTTCGTTCCGTTTTCATCAGAGATGTGGAGGATGCGTTGCAAGGGATGAGTGTCTGATGAAGTCAGTGTACAGAATATGGATGAGTGGAACAAACCTCACACCACTCAACTGCACAGCGgccagtgccggattaaccaagagtagcaattgctgcgggccccgcgcgaaaggggGCCCCGCATATTAAATACCACTCCTCTCTgcctgactgattgactgacagacacgcacacagacatcgccttagtaattttctacactataaattacccacaaaattgtaacctatagatagcaaatacgtattgtatttaagatacgtattgagtattgaattgttaAACCACTGTACACTTAaaaacccatagcagatcaagggctcctataaagaatttgctacgggccctgcgcttgcttaatcaggcactgacAGCGGCGCTATCTATATTCGCACCTCTGGTGGAAATACTCACATTGTATCCCAGCCTCCCAAAAAATCCGCTCAGCAACCTTGCAAATTTCTGGTGCAACGCAGTCGTTAGAACCGCACTGGGCAAAAAAAAACggaaagaaataataaagtaaaaagtgGTTTGTTTGGCTAAGGAACCCCGAAAACATGCTTTGTTTATAATCAGTCTAGACTATTTATAGTTCATGTATCAGAGATATGTATAGATAGAAATAGTAAGTGAATCCGACGAAGACACATTTTGTCTACCCGCCCACAAACACGTGCTTTTTCCTAtctcattcataaattcttagAAAATCGAATGATCTCAAGTATTATTCTCATTATGAATGAAtgcgtttttttataatatatgaaaatagCTGGTGCTCGATGCTTCgtgtttattttaagattttaaaaatcatgtaaatattctttatttttcgggaataaaatgtatcctatggccGTCTCCAACATGCAAAAAGCTACGCAAAATTTCTAGGATAAGTTAGGCGGTCAAATGGGCATgggtgacaatttttttttaatttcgcggGCCTACCAATTGGTACCATACTTGGAAATGTCCATTTCCAGGAATCTAGCTACATGTGTGTATGGAGCACATAACATtggtaacaaaaataacaaacagactaaattttacatttataatatgtctTAAAGACTCGAAAGTGGCTAGACgacatttttcaaatttaactcAATACAGTGGTCGGTTAAAAACCGTAGATCCGAGATCTacttattcataattttattttctagaaCTGAATATGCATCAATTACTTGCAATCATACTGCTGGTGAGCACCACCTGCCTGGCTCACTACAGAAGCTACGACTCGCACAACCTCATCGAGAGGGATGAGCCACGCTTATCCGATGGGTAAATCTGTGTCAATCGATGTTGTGAACTCGAGTAAATGGtacgattttcttttttttgcattttattttatttgagacTTAACCCGTTTATTTTCAACAAGAAACATCAGTCTCCCTAATTTTAAAATCGAATCCCTAATCTTTGGCGGAACAAAGtaaccttattttaaaatatatgtccAAATAGGGTTTTTAAAaacctaccgacaaaaagaaaGTCCAGCGCAGAGTACGTAACCACTGTAGGTCACATATGGGATTGCTCCGCTAAACATCAACCTTTAAACTCGGTGGATCACCGCGCCAGAAGAATTTTCTGTGACGAATCGCACAGGCAAATCTATTCAGCTCACAGCTGTGACGCAATGTTGTCTAGTTTTCGCTTTCTACAGGATATACTTAATtatgctcaggaacttcacgaTCTGGTTCAAAGAagagcgagacaccgagagagTTGGCACCATGTCCAGTCAACTCCAGAATTGATTTTCATCCAGGTATCTTATGCGAAGTTCTGATCCGCTAAGGTGGAATGCTTTTCATGTATCCGTGTTTCCTGCCAATCGTGTACCTTGAACTCGCGGGTAATCATACATTTTCCAAGCAAACGACTTCTTCATTGCTTTCCATCATAATAGAAATCAAGCACAAACCTAACTAAGTTCTAAGAAGAATAGAGAGAGATATAAGTTGTAATGAAACATACATCTTAACGCTCTAAAGAATTAGCTAGAAAGAGATGAGAGAGTTAGGCTAATTTTCTTATTCCACTGCAATCCTctcaactgcaatctcacctggtaagcgtttatgcagtctaagatggtattgTGCCAGCTAGTTTGcggtatggaagttatattaatcAGTTTCTATACTTCTAACTCTGATTCTTCAGAATCCTACCGGAACTCTTagtggcggcacgtctttgtcggttaaAAACGCTTTTTTCTGTATCTATTTATTcacatttttgatttttctaAATCAACCTGCTTATTTCTAACCTCTTAACATTTATCTTGTAGCATACTAGTCGAATGCCCCGTCTGCGAGCAATCTCCCAGCGGAATTCCCACACGCGAAGTATGCGACATCCCGAAAGGGAACAAAATGTACAAAAAGTGCCGCCGCGGCACTTACATCAACGAGATCTGCGGAAATCGCTTGGACTGCTACCGGGTATAATTTGAATAGAAATTCAAGAACTCTTCGTAATAATTCACTAGAAATGCCCTTTAGAACTTTATAGAAAACATTTGTCGCCTAACGACGGCTCCCAGCAGCCGTACCACTACTACCTACTACTACCGCTGCGCGTACGCATAGTAGCATAGCGCGCGGCGGGTATTTCTGCTTTAATACTAAGTTGTtacaaatgttttgttaaaattcatGTGCTCTGAATCTCGTTCGAGGCGACAAGGTGACGCGTAACAACATTTCTAGAGTCTTGTTACTAAGATTTCTATGATTTCCAGTAATCTTCATTACCACTAagccattactggcccactacatgCATGCATGAAGCATgaatctcctctcagaatcatCATACtctaagaatttaatttaattttctaagaCCATTATTTTCTGATAAATAAGCAGTGGTTGATTGTTTAATTACTTACTTCGGATTCTCTGTTTGGATTATTAGATATACCTGCATCAGTGAATATCTGATTATATGAGAGCGTATCAACTTTTGAGGCCGCGATTATTATGATCCTAGTGCTTCTTCCAACAATTGGGCGATAGATTTTGAACATAATATTCtacttctattattattatcgttCCCTTTTATGATTTGAATTGGGTGAAAGTTCTTGTGTCAACTCGTCgcttaacttttaaattaagaacttttaaaaactCGCAAAGAATTCGATGAAATGatgatttttacaaaattttc is from Pararge aegeria chromosome 19, ilParAegt1.1, whole genome shotgun sequence and encodes:
- the LOC120632320 gene encoding uncharacterized protein LOC120632320, which translates into the protein MHQLLAIILLVSTTCLAHYRSYDSHNLIERDEPRLSDGILVECPVCEQSPSGIPTREVCDIPKGNKMYKKCRRGTYINEICGNRLDCYRGPGEQCTEKMDYDYYGQKCARTFNCDGLFHECIGLGYTPDSRQRFFLSQMHSGIYGQAKKNDLRENSLMLYA